A section of the Pseudovibrio sp. M1P-2-3 genome encodes:
- a CDS encoding V-type ATP synthase subunit D, producing MTKLQLNKAVLSKKKIELKNYQKFLPSLDMKRKQLLALQKKAERDLNSLTLDQLILINDVGSKLPMLSQDIPDIGEMVSIEKVEVSWGNTLGVNLPEVKKVILFTHNYSYFATPIWLDSYIREFKCALELSVRIKYQRHRLEILSSAVRKATQKVNLFDKVLIPRTKEELQRINISLADTERAEVVISKIAKKKRLAITQGGKL from the coding sequence ATGACCAAGCTTCAACTCAATAAAGCAGTACTTTCCAAAAAGAAGATAGAGCTCAAAAACTACCAGAAATTTTTGCCTAGTCTTGATATGAAGCGTAAACAGTTATTAGCGCTGCAAAAAAAAGCTGAAAGAGATTTAAATAGTCTCACTCTTGATCAGCTAATACTCATCAATGACGTTGGCAGTAAACTTCCTATGTTATCGCAGGATATTCCCGATATAGGGGAGATGGTGAGCATAGAGAAAGTTGAGGTTTCTTGGGGCAATACGCTCGGGGTGAACCTGCCCGAAGTGAAAAAGGTAATCCTTTTCACCCATAACTACTCTTATTTTGCAACGCCCATCTGGCTGGACAGCTATATTAGGGAGTTTAAATGTGCTCTAGAGTTGTCCGTTCGTATCAAATACCAACGTCACCGCCTTGAGATTTTATCGAGCGCCGTTCGTAAGGCGACACAGAAGGTAAATTTGTTCGACAAGGTACTCATTCCCCGAACAAAAGAAGAGCTACAACGGATCAACATCAGTCTTGCCGATACTGAAAGAGCCGAAGTTGTTATCTCTAAAATTGCGAAGAAAAAGCGGCTCGCCATAACGCAAGGAGGGAAACTGTGA
- a CDS encoding V-type ATP synthase subunit B, with amino-acid sequence MNTPLLRYTRIAEITGDVAKVLVSPERIGERPKLDDLALISNEKGEPSLAQVIHLQENEVVLQVFSGTKGLSTQAKVSFSGKPMKAICSKNILGRVFRGDGDPIDSGPALRHDPKIPVNSPVVNPVKRVLASKMIRTQVPMIDVFNCLVESQKIPIFSVAGEPYNQLLARIAVQADADIVIFGGMGLIFDDYYLFRQTFEDAGMFPRTVMYINQASDPIVERLLIPDLALSVAERFAIEEGKRVLVLLTDMTAYADALKEVGIAMERVPSNRGYLGDLYSQFAKRYEKACDYDGGGSVTILSVTTMPGDDVTHPVPDNTGYITEGQFYLRGGGIDPFGSLSRLKQHVIGTETRDDHGQVMNTMIRLYSGGQEALQKQIMAFELTEYDHKLLRFADLFKQRFININVALELEEALDLCWQTMAECFNRSEVLIKENLLEKYWPDLEGEEDNDQASTQ; translated from the coding sequence ATGAATACACCTCTGCTTCGTTACACGCGTATAGCTGAAATTACTGGTGATGTAGCCAAAGTTTTGGTTTCACCCGAAAGGATTGGGGAGCGGCCGAAGCTGGACGATCTGGCTCTTATCTCCAATGAAAAAGGTGAGCCATCTCTTGCACAGGTAATACACCTTCAAGAAAATGAAGTCGTACTACAGGTTTTTTCAGGAACAAAAGGTCTATCAACACAGGCAAAGGTTTCCTTTAGTGGCAAACCAATGAAAGCCATTTGTTCCAAGAATATACTGGGAAGAGTCTTTCGAGGGGATGGAGATCCCATTGATTCAGGCCCAGCGCTCCGGCATGACCCCAAGATCCCCGTTAATTCTCCGGTTGTAAATCCCGTCAAACGCGTTCTCGCAAGCAAGATGATCCGTACACAAGTGCCCATGATTGACGTCTTCAACTGCCTAGTAGAGAGTCAGAAAATACCAATATTTTCTGTAGCGGGAGAGCCATACAATCAACTGCTTGCTCGAATTGCAGTACAAGCTGATGCGGATATCGTTATTTTTGGTGGAATGGGACTCATTTTCGATGACTACTACCTATTCCGCCAGACGTTTGAAGACGCTGGGATGTTCCCGCGTACTGTGATGTACATCAATCAAGCGTCCGACCCTATAGTTGAGCGGTTACTCATTCCGGACCTCGCTTTAAGTGTAGCGGAGCGCTTTGCAATTGAAGAAGGAAAACGGGTCCTTGTACTCCTGACGGACATGACAGCTTATGCAGATGCTTTAAAGGAAGTCGGCATCGCTATGGAGCGTGTTCCATCCAATCGCGGATACTTGGGAGATTTATACTCCCAATTTGCCAAACGCTATGAAAAGGCCTGTGATTACGATGGCGGTGGATCCGTTACAATTTTGTCGGTCACCACAATGCCGGGCGATGATGTGACCCACCCCGTACCAGACAATACAGGCTACATCACCGAGGGACAATTTTATTTGCGAGGGGGAGGTATCGATCCATTTGGGTCTCTATCACGTTTGAAACAACACGTAATTGGCACGGAAACCCGTGACGACCACGGACAGGTGATGAATACGATGATCCGCCTTTATTCAGGTGGTCAGGAGGCTTTACAAAAACAGATTATGGCATTTGAACTGACCGAGTACGACCACAAGCTTCTGCGCTTCGCAGACTTGTTTAAACAACGGTTTATTAACATCAATGTAGCCCTTGAACTAGAAGAAGCTCTGGACCTGTGCTGGCAGACGATGGCCGAGTGCTTTAACCGCTCTGAAGTTCTAATTAAAGAAAATTTGTTGGAAAAGTACTGGCCAGATCTAGAGGGGGAGGAGGATAATGACCAAGCTTCAACTCAATAA
- a CDS encoding IS3 family transposase (programmed frameshift), with translation MGIKRPKPEEIVVKLRQVEVLMGQGMARLDAIRQIGVTEQTYYRWKKKYGGMGTEQLKELKRLQKENERLRRAVSDLTLDKLILTEAAKGKLLSPARRRACINHIRSQVKVSERRVCRVLGQHRSTQRRFPKGRADEDQLVADMIELARQYGRYGYRRIAALLREAGWQVNDKRVERLWRREGLQVPIKQPKQGRLWLNDGSCIRLRPQYRNHVWSYDFVHHRTDDGRALRTLNILDEYTRECLAIRVKRKLNASEVIDALTDLFILRGIPAYIRSDNGPEFVAEAVQKWIKSVGAQTAYIEPGSPWENGYCESFNGRMRDELLNGEIFYSLHEAQIIIERWRKHYNTKRPHSALGYRPPVPEVIIPIDQRPTMH, from the exons ATGGGAATCAAGAGACCCAAACCAGAAGAGATTGTCGTTAAACTGCGGCAAGTTGAAGTCCTGATGGGGCAAGGAATGGCGCGCTTGGATGCGATCCGCCAGATCGGCGTTACCGAGCAAACCTATTACCGTTGGAAGAAGAAGTATGGCGGAATGGGTACGGAGCAACTCAAGGAACTGAAGCGGCTGCAGAAAGAAAATGAACGTTTGCGCCGTGCGGTCTCTGATCTGACATTGGACAAGCTGATCCTTACGGAGGCTGCAA AAGGGAAACTTCTGAGCCCTGCTCGTCGCAGAGCCTGCATTAACCATATACGCAGTCAGGTGAAGGTTTCCGAGCGGCGTGTTTGTCGTGTTCTTGGTCAGCATCGCTCCACACAGCGTCGCTTCCCCAAAGGGCGAGCGGATGAAGATCAGCTGGTTGCAGATATGATTGAGCTGGCACGCCAATATGGCCGTTACGGTTACCGTCGCATTGCCGCTTTGCTCCGAGAGGCTGGATGGCAAGTGAACGATAAACGTGTTGAACGTCTGTGGCGACGGGAGGGGCTGCAAGTTCCCATAAAGCAACCGAAACAGGGGCGGCTCTGGCTCAATGATGGGTCTTGCATACGTCTCCGGCCACAGTATCGCAATCACGTGTGGTCCTATGACTTTGTCCATCATCGCACTGATGATGGCAGGGCTTTGAGAACGTTGAATATTTTGGATGAGTATACGCGTGAATGCCTTGCTATTCGGGTGAAGCGAAAGCTGAATGCGAGCGAAGTCATCGATGCGCTGACGGACCTGTTTATCCTGCGCGGCATACCTGCCTATATTCGTTCAGATAACGGCCCGGAGTTCGTGGCGGAGGCGGTTCAAAAGTGGATCAAATCCGTCGGAGCCCAAACAGCCTACATTGAGCCAGGATCGCCTTGGGAAAACGGATATTGCGAAAGTTTCAATGGGCGAATGCGTGATGAATTATTGAATGGAGAAATCTTCTACTCGCTACATGAAGCTCAAATAATCATAGAACGCTGGAGGAAACACTACAATACCAAACGACCGCATAGTGCTCTGGGCTACCGCCCTCCAGTTCCGGAAGTCATTATTCCGATAGACCAAAGGCCAACCATGCACTAA
- a CDS encoding glycosyltransferase: MNELRQTIKSDASPTQKRVCIITADIFGLVKNGGIGTAYYHLAVFLQRMGHEVSICFVNMLAKNPEKMRIARDLYSSFGIKLHGVVPQPLAETEMARTMALPYAAYEWLRANEKQFDLIHVSEWRGLGYISLLAKKLGIAFQNIHFVIKGSSPTLWLAEGNQQFLRESRQLGWVFMERQSVEMADTFICGSKHLLCWMKQNGYNLPKQSYFWPNVFLDDLAKSNSEPMQPATTTVNEWVFFGRLEPRKGVILFINAINYLVLKGVSLPEITFLGGPSHRFDAKRFIKNNCASWQTSITYISDLNAMEAVEYLSGAGRLAVIPALLENSPVAVYECLAAHIPFIAADTGGTGELIDGTDRERILFKPHHLALAEKLQYFRELAPTPANKHQRLLQSLIVWKSWHDQELFFPAKRNTPEVAHPLVSVCITHFDRPKLLSQALESIKKQTYQNIEVILVDDGSRSAEAISYLQDLKKNFAGVPLRIIYQENRYVGAARNTAAYASRGEYLLFFDDDNVMMPNMVENLVYTATLGGWGCLTCSSIRFSGKGKPLTIDSSLGTQMRFMGPSRAWATKINVVGDATCLVNAIVFESHGGYTERYRTGKDDIEFYNKLILAQEKVAYYPDALYYYRVGENSMKTRNHLQEEADFRQITPFLEKMDTEEKSLFLLRHESPDLTSLGHGESGKKYTLGKFRLAMQSLRKLLRADA, encoded by the coding sequence ATGAACGAGCTTCGACAGACCATTAAGTCAGATGCCTCTCCAACACAAAAACGTGTATGCATCATAACCGCTGATATTTTTGGTTTGGTGAAAAACGGTGGTATAGGAACAGCATACTATCACTTGGCCGTTTTTTTGCAGCGCATGGGCCACGAGGTTTCAATCTGTTTTGTCAATATGCTCGCGAAGAACCCTGAGAAAATGAGAATTGCCCGCGACCTCTATTCCAGCTTTGGGATCAAGCTCCATGGTGTAGTGCCGCAGCCGCTTGCTGAAACCGAAATGGCGCGTACCATGGCATTGCCTTACGCGGCTTATGAATGGCTAAGGGCAAATGAGAAGCAATTCGACCTGATTCATGTATCAGAATGGCGGGGCCTTGGCTATATTTCCCTGCTTGCCAAGAAACTCGGCATAGCATTTCAAAACATTCATTTTGTAATAAAAGGTTCTTCTCCAACTCTGTGGTTGGCGGAAGGAAATCAGCAGTTTCTACGTGAGAGCCGTCAACTAGGCTGGGTGTTTATGGAACGCCAAAGTGTAGAAATGGCGGATACATTCATTTGTGGTAGCAAGCATCTTTTATGCTGGATGAAGCAAAATGGTTACAATCTCCCAAAACAAAGCTACTTCTGGCCTAACGTTTTTTTAGATGATCTGGCAAAATCTAATTCCGAACCAATGCAACCAGCGACAACCACAGTAAATGAATGGGTTTTCTTCGGTCGTTTAGAACCACGAAAGGGGGTGATTTTATTTATAAATGCGATCAATTACTTAGTCTTGAAAGGTGTTTCACTGCCAGAGATAACTTTCCTCGGTGGCCCATCTCATAGGTTCGATGCAAAGAGGTTTATAAAAAATAACTGTGCTAGCTGGCAGACATCTATAACATATATAAGTGATCTTAACGCCATGGAGGCAGTTGAATATTTAAGCGGGGCAGGACGTCTAGCGGTTATTCCAGCCCTATTAGAGAACTCTCCTGTTGCAGTATATGAGTGTTTAGCTGCCCACATTCCTTTCATTGCCGCTGACACCGGTGGTACGGGCGAATTGATAGATGGAACTGATAGGGAGCGGATCCTGTTTAAACCACACCATCTTGCACTGGCTGAGAAATTACAATATTTCCGAGAGTTAGCGCCTACGCCAGCTAACAAACACCAAAGGCTCTTACAGTCATTAATAGTTTGGAAGAGTTGGCATGACCAAGAACTTTTTTTCCCTGCCAAACGGAATACTCCAGAGGTGGCACATCCCCTTGTGTCAGTATGTATCACACATTTTGATCGGCCCAAATTACTTTCTCAGGCACTTGAAAGCATAAAAAAGCAAACCTATCAAAATATTGAAGTCATTCTTGTTGATGACGGCAGTCGCTCTGCGGAGGCCATCTCTTATCTTCAAGATCTCAAAAAAAATTTTGCAGGAGTACCTTTGCGTATCATTTATCAGGAAAATAGGTATGTCGGCGCTGCCCGCAACACCGCTGCATACGCGTCCAGGGGTGAGTACCTTCTATTTTTCGATGACGATAATGTCATGATGCCGAATATGGTTGAAAACCTTGTCTACACAGCGACTTTAGGAGGGTGGGGCTGCCTTACCTGTAGCTCCATCCGTTTCAGTGGTAAAGGAAAACCGCTCACAATAGATAGTAGTCTAGGCACACAAATGCGCTTTATGGGACCGTCGAGAGCTTGGGCAACAAAGATAAATGTTGTGGGGGATGCTACTTGCCTTGTTAACGCAATTGTTTTTGAATCTCATGGCGGATATACTGAAAGATATCGTACGGGTAAGGATGACATTGAATTTTACAACAAACTTATTTTGGCACAAGAGAAAGTAGCGTATTATCCAGATGCCCTTTATTACTACCGAGTTGGCGAAAACTCTATGAAAACTCGGAATCACCTACAGGAAGAAGCTGACTTTCGTCAAATAACACCGTTTTTGGAAAAAATGGATACAGAAGAAAAAAGTCTTTTTCTGCTCCGTCATGAAAGTCCCGATCTTACAAGCCTAGGGCACGGTGAAAGCGGAAAGAAGTATACTCTTGGAAAATTTCGGCTAGCGATGCAAAGCCTCCGTAAACTCCTTAGGGCAGACGCTTGA
- a CDS encoding glycosyltransferase family 4 protein, giving the protein MQIDNFVVEPFPCLTEFTDYKSSAKMRICIATEEILGPVRNGGIASTYYHLAKGLVAHGHEVHVLYLKGEVVENETPQHWVDHFASFGVSLHYLIHTTAKIIGPSQQWQQRYGAAYAWLKEQDRFDIIHSSEWRGGLIYALMAKKLGLAFQDTLFIIKTSSPHIWNRHYQMQPIAKKELLPACFAEQKCVELGDMVIGGSAHLLCFMKHVGYKLPKATYVQPNILDFSEVPVTDLRPIRKAGDIVYSKEITFFGRLEMRKGIELFCNALDLLERDGVLPNTVNFLGKYGEALPNQKNEKVEAYIKRKAAAWSFKVNYFTNFNQPEALSFMCSRDMIAIMPSLIENSTMAVYETLECNIPFIATNVGGTPELVAEEDRASCLISPNAHDLADRIKKALNDGQKIAHPSFNNQENLKTWYGFHAYIAEIFDKQSGRSALKKILGQPSSRLQGEHKEKPPLLEAIILLREEEGVMAFVKSLQSDPPDTVKLLFTDLSLERIAKQMSDELQAAGINTLAIDYVGFPAGKALNNTLNESTMDACIVCDGTVTQFAGGFCRDLRTAVQASQDMLITSFVALPDNTIAMPIGSDIVSEIAIGKCLGADVVCIPKGSAKNIGELLPYDIRYGLLHEYILRAGNDHGLELLVIPECLLQSSSYVDEQEVQSQNANTSYLRSMPLIENRSISYRKLSLLPSAQPNNVQLSPKLYRDKRRSNDEPVWFVHADKSRSMSKPYPKVAIGLDEKRSHLHCVALGVGARSLFVNGAEQPLILVSEKSDVSLHRFEIPANWQEAECYNIKFFLTNKTSSYVRFIRIIKISRNVFAANSGSPILDSSTIEEVLNCNEEDIIDATSNNLIDNTHISSAKQSALHKVEITQANTIPTGDSSIITPKIILGKRNEQPMKSIVRKMERVVRGYTGSPVKASIPPRELGTVNPHFIEGWAWDRSDTSRKLSVVMELNGKLVAEAYADLYIERFGTKNTKLAQHGFRLSLSPEMKIENAELIIREKESGMIVRNGRLRYLSNMMVAI; this is encoded by the coding sequence ATGCAAATTGATAACTTTGTTGTTGAGCCTTTTCCGTGTCTAACTGAATTCACAGACTACAAATCCAGCGCTAAGATGAGAATTTGTATTGCTACAGAAGAAATCCTCGGACCAGTTCGTAATGGTGGTATTGCCTCAACTTACTATCATTTAGCAAAAGGGTTGGTAGCGCATGGTCATGAGGTTCATGTCCTCTACCTTAAAGGTGAGGTTGTTGAAAATGAAACACCTCAGCATTGGGTGGATCATTTTGCAAGCTTTGGAGTTTCCCTTCATTATTTGATCCATACAACAGCGAAGATTATTGGTCCTTCACAGCAATGGCAGCAACGATATGGCGCTGCTTACGCTTGGTTAAAGGAACAAGATCGCTTCGATATTATCCATTCATCGGAATGGCGAGGGGGGCTGATTTATGCGTTAATGGCTAAAAAACTTGGCTTAGCTTTTCAAGATACTCTTTTCATTATTAAAACATCTTCTCCGCATATATGGAACCGTCACTATCAGATGCAGCCCATTGCTAAAAAAGAGCTTCTGCCAGCCTGTTTTGCGGAGCAAAAGTGCGTTGAACTAGGTGACATGGTTATTGGGGGTAGCGCTCACTTACTTTGTTTCATGAAACATGTGGGATATAAGTTACCAAAAGCAACCTACGTTCAACCAAACATACTTGATTTTTCTGAAGTGCCCGTTACAGATCTGCGCCCGATCAGAAAGGCAGGCGACATTGTGTATTCTAAGGAAATCACGTTCTTTGGTCGCCTTGAGATGCGTAAGGGTATCGAACTGTTTTGTAACGCACTCGACCTTTTAGAGCGCGACGGAGTTCTCCCAAACACGGTCAACTTCTTGGGGAAATATGGAGAGGCGCTTCCTAACCAGAAAAATGAAAAGGTTGAAGCCTACATAAAGCGAAAAGCTGCGGCGTGGAGCTTCAAAGTCAACTACTTCACTAACTTCAATCAACCAGAAGCACTTTCATTTATGTGTTCACGCGACATGATCGCAATAATGCCATCACTTATTGAAAACTCGACCATGGCAGTTTATGAAACACTGGAATGTAATATTCCATTTATTGCGACAAATGTAGGTGGTACGCCTGAGCTTGTGGCCGAAGAAGATCGAGCATCGTGTCTTATTTCTCCCAATGCTCACGATCTCGCCGACCGCATAAAAAAAGCGCTCAACGATGGGCAGAAAATTGCACACCCCAGCTTTAACAATCAAGAGAATTTGAAGACCTGGTATGGATTCCATGCTTATATTGCCGAAATATTTGATAAGCAGTCAGGCCGTTCAGCTTTAAAAAAAATCTTAGGCCAACCAAGTTCAAGATTACAAGGCGAACATAAAGAAAAACCTCCTCTTTTGGAAGCCATCATCTTACTACGAGAAGAAGAGGGGGTGATGGCCTTTGTAAAATCTTTGCAGTCGGACCCTCCTGATACAGTAAAACTCCTCTTTACCGATCTGTCCTTAGAGAGGATCGCAAAACAGATGTCAGACGAGTTGCAAGCAGCAGGAATAAATACTCTTGCAATTGATTATGTAGGGTTCCCTGCAGGAAAAGCACTCAACAATACTCTAAATGAAAGCACTATGGATGCTTGCATCGTATGCGATGGCACAGTTACGCAATTTGCAGGGGGGTTTTGTCGTGATTTACGAACTGCTGTACAAGCCAGTCAAGATATGCTTATTACAAGTTTTGTTGCCCTTCCTGACAACACTATTGCTATGCCAATTGGAAGTGATATCGTCTCAGAAATCGCCATAGGTAAATGTCTTGGTGCTGATGTAGTCTGTATTCCCAAAGGTTCTGCAAAGAATATTGGCGAATTATTACCCTACGACATTCGCTATGGTTTGCTACACGAGTACATTTTAAGGGCTGGTAACGACCATGGTCTTGAGCTGTTAGTTATTCCAGAATGTCTATTGCAAAGCTCCTCTTATGTGGACGAGCAAGAAGTACAGTCCCAAAACGCCAATACATCTTATCTTCGATCAATGCCACTCATTGAAAATAGAAGTATTTCCTATCGTAAACTTTCTCTATTACCATCCGCTCAACCCAATAACGTCCAACTTTCCCCAAAGCTCTATCGCGATAAGCGTCGTTCAAATGATGAACCTGTGTGGTTTGTGCATGCTGATAAGTCTCGTTCTATGAGTAAGCCGTACCCCAAAGTTGCCATAGGACTCGATGAAAAACGCTCACATCTGCATTGTGTCGCCTTAGGCGTGGGAGCTCGTTCTCTTTTCGTGAACGGAGCGGAACAGCCTCTCATATTGGTAAGTGAAAAGAGCGATGTTTCATTACATCGTTTTGAAATTCCAGCGAACTGGCAGGAAGCGGAGTGCTATAATATTAAGTTTTTCTTGACGAATAAAACATCCAGCTATGTCCGGTTTATTCGGATCATCAAGATTTCTAGAAATGTCTTTGCCGCCAACTCTGGTAGCCCAATACTTGATAGTTCAACAATAGAAGAGGTGCTGAACTGTAATGAGGAAGATATAATCGACGCTACCTCAAATAATCTGATTGATAATACACATATTTCCAGCGCTAAACAAAGCGCCTTACATAAAGTGGAAATAACGCAAGCCAATACAATACCAACAGGGGATTCCAGCATCATCACACCCAAAATTATTTTAGGAAAGAGGAATGAACAGCCTATGAAAAGTATTGTTAGAAAGATGGAACGCGTGGTCCGTGGATATACCGGGTCACCAGTTAAAGCGTCTATCCCTCCAAGAGAGCTGGGTACTGTAAATCCACACTTTATAGAAGGTTGGGCTTGGGACAGAAGTGACACATCAAGGAAGTTGAGCGTAGTCATGGAGCTTAATGGCAAACTGGTCGCCGAAGCCTACGCAGATCTTTATATCGAACGTTTTGGTACAAAGAATACAAAACTCGCCCAGCACGGATTTAGACTTTCCTTATCTCCTGAAATGAAAATAGAAAATGCCGAACTTATCATACGCGAAAAGGAAAGCGGAATGATCGTGCGCAATGGTAGGTTGCGTTATCTTTCTAATATGATGGTAGCGATTTGA
- a CDS encoding NAD-dependent epimerase/dehydratase family protein has product MFKRILITGGCGFIGVNLISALVEANISEEIIVLDNEITGKSSSLRGVTHQFIKGDIRDHHSVDDAMIGVDAVVHLAADTRVIDSIKNPTYNFEVNVKGTLNILEAMRKNGVSQLINSSTGGAIIGCVTPPVHEKMPVNPASAYGAAKAAAEAYCSAYSQSYGLAVTSLRFSNVYGPCSLHKGSVIAAFMRNILSGEPCNVYGNGDQTRDFIFVNDLCFGIISALRLKLSGVFQLGSGHATSVNEIITLLKTVTGVKHDFEVRYHDFRAGEVRDNFADISKAAKALRFHPKTSLEIGMGKTWEYFWKNREVFRRVQRHKVMQDAN; this is encoded by the coding sequence ATGTTTAAACGTATTCTTATTACTGGCGGCTGTGGGTTTATCGGGGTAAATCTAATTAGTGCCCTCGTAGAGGCGAACATTTCGGAAGAAATTATAGTTCTCGACAATGAAATTACGGGAAAATCAAGCTCGTTGAGGGGAGTAACTCACCAATTTATCAAAGGTGATATTAGGGATCATCATAGTGTTGATGATGCTATGATTGGTGTGGACGCCGTAGTTCATCTTGCCGCAGACACACGTGTCATAGACTCTATTAAAAATCCCACCTATAATTTTGAGGTAAACGTCAAAGGCACCTTAAACATCTTGGAGGCGATGCGTAAGAATGGGGTTTCTCAACTTATTAATTCATCAACAGGCGGTGCAATTATAGGATGCGTTACGCCACCCGTGCATGAAAAAATGCCTGTAAACCCGGCTTCTGCTTACGGTGCTGCTAAGGCGGCAGCTGAGGCATATTGTTCAGCTTATTCTCAAAGTTATGGTCTTGCAGTAACGTCCCTTCGTTTCTCAAATGTTTACGGTCCTTGTTCGCTGCATAAGGGAAGTGTGATTGCGGCATTTATGAGGAATATACTAAGTGGCGAGCCCTGTAACGTTTATGGCAATGGAGACCAGACAAGGGATTTTATTTTTGTTAACGATCTCTGTTTTGGGATTATAAGTGCTCTGCGCTTAAAGCTTAGTGGAGTTTTTCAGCTTGGTAGCGGACATGCAACTTCTGTAAATGAGATCATCACTCTTCTCAAAACTGTCACTGGTGTCAAACATGATTTCGAAGTTCGATATCACGACTTCAGAGCAGGAGAAGTCAGAGACAATTTTGCCGACATTTCTAAAGCGGCAAAGGCATTGCGATTTCATCCGAAGACGAGCCTAGAGATTGGTATGGGTAAAACTTGGGAGTATTTTTGGAAAAATCGGGAAGTCTTCAGAAGGGTGCAGCGACATAAGGTAATGCAAGATGCAAATTGA
- a CDS encoding NAD-dependent epimerase/dehydratase family protein, whose product MKVILLGGDGFCGWPTALHLSKLGHDVVIVDNFSRREIDSELNTQSLTPIRELKDRLEVWFELTGLVIRSVELDIASNFKQLRDLIEQEKPKSIVHFAEQRAAPYSMKSCITKNYTVYNNILGTHNILNAIVESQFDIHLVHLGTMGVYGYGHEEPIPIPEGYLDIKLNTTNGREIEDSIVYPPNPGSVYHMTKTMDALMFQYYAKNDKLRVTDLHQGIVWGTQTELTSLDECLINRFDYDGDYGTILNRFLMQASVNYPLTIHGTGGQTRAFIHISDTCKCIEQALMHPPAVGERPLILNQMAETQTLCDLAKQVQLLTSCEIDYLPNPRNEAERNDLNVRNDLLRSFGWTPTLIQDGLLLEITQITDRYRDRADLSKIPCVSYWTRDKGLTEPIL is encoded by the coding sequence GTGAAAGTTATATTATTGGGTGGCGACGGTTTTTGCGGGTGGCCAACAGCATTACATTTATCAAAACTTGGCCACGATGTCGTTATCGTTGATAACTTTTCTCGTCGAGAAATTGATAGCGAGTTAAATACTCAATCCCTTACTCCAATTAGAGAACTAAAGGACCGTTTAGAAGTTTGGTTCGAACTAACAGGCTTGGTCATTCGTTCTGTTGAGTTAGACATCGCAAGTAACTTTAAGCAATTACGGGACCTTATTGAACAGGAAAAGCCTAAAAGTATAGTTCATTTCGCTGAACAAAGGGCAGCGCCTTACTCTATGAAAAGTTGTATTACAAAAAATTACACCGTTTATAATAATATTCTTGGCACACATAATATACTCAATGCAATCGTAGAATCGCAGTTTGATATTCATTTAGTACATTTGGGTACCATGGGAGTATATGGATATGGGCATGAAGAACCTATTCCAATTCCTGAAGGATACTTAGATATAAAACTAAATACTACAAACGGGCGCGAAATAGAGGATTCTATCGTCTATCCGCCAAACCCTGGCTCCGTATACCACATGACTAAAACTATGGATGCATTGATGTTCCAATACTATGCGAAAAACGACAAGCTTCGTGTTACAGATCTGCATCAGGGGATAGTTTGGGGAACACAAACAGAGCTAACTAGTCTAGATGAATGCCTGATCAACCGCTTTGACTATGATGGAGATTATGGGACAATTCTGAACCGATTTCTAATGCAAGCCTCTGTCAATTATCCCTTAACTATTCATGGTACAGGAGGCCAAACGAGAGCTTTTATTCATATTTCAGACACCTGTAAATGCATTGAGCAAGCACTTATGCACCCACCGGCAGTGGGCGAAAGGCCATTAATCCTGAATCAGATGGCTGAAACTCAGACATTGTGTGATCTAGCTAAACAAGTGCAACTACTTACCAGCTGTGAGATAGATTATTTGCCGAACCCACGTAATGAAGCTGAACGAAACGATTTGAATGTCCGCAATGACCTTTTGCGATCGTTTGGCTGGACGCCGACTTTAATACAAGATGGTCTACTTTTAGAAATTACTCAAATTACTGACCGGTATCGGGATCGCGCCGACCTTTCAAAGATTCCATGTGTTTCTTATTGGACGAGAGACAAAGGACTAACTGAACCAATCCTATAA